In a single window of the Coregonus clupeaformis isolate EN_2021a chromosome 10, ASM2061545v1, whole genome shotgun sequence genome:
- the LOC121574954 gene encoding prickle-like protein 2 isoform X2, with protein sequence MPLEMEKTITKLMYDFQRNSTSDDDSGCALEEYAWVPPGLKPEQVHQYYSSLPEDKVPYVNSPGEKHRIKQLLHQLPPHDNEVRYCNTLDDEEKRELKLFSNQRKRENLGRGSVRPFPVTMTGVICEQCGGQINGGDIAVFASRAGHAVCWHPGCFVCSMCDELLVDLIYFYQEGKIYCGRHHAERLKPRCSACDEIIFADECTEAEGRHWHMKHFCCFECETVLGGQRYIMKEGRPYCCSCFESLYAEYCDSCGEHIGIDQGQMTYDGQHWHATEGCFCCARCKCSLLGRPFLPKQGQIFCSRSCNLGEEPNGSDSSDSAFQSARSTREPRRSSKAGKNGGQAGRFSSEVDPLSLQMDLLSLSSQTPSLTREPPAWQSQGQGGDTYPYEGRSDHTATPTPLQLLSQCNVRTAYNSTSPGQGGQPDPRSKETGVPKRPPISALKGHSMNENWFHKGPVNYYPPKLKPQQSIDVPHSSSPHNGFSDKRSVSLHVFQRENQRDRDKEVGPPQMGRSRNPISALSFTEQLTPLEQTPRGSMESLTLSNATGTSADGGGKRQKHLSRFSMPDLSKDSGMNVSEKSNMGTLNSSVQFHSSESLRSLTSGQPYMELEPPVQVQYPLQYCEPPGLGMGMGRLPPGFTYQEEDRVSLVSSANAARLPPISERTQRRGEGPGMAAPEDTPQRRRHHHHRSRRSRRSRSENALHLAAERRERPQERPKLRVREDYDQFPPPRGARDPFGGAGGRYRGPEPFRQCPRTTSDLTLQNPGAHRRLAGPYSWDDYDDEDEWCSTCSSSSESEDEGYFLGEPIPRPVQLRYLSSQELLHKYSSTGVGGPHQMSGRGGQLHTRKRRKSKNCIIS encoded by the exons ATGCCTCTGGAGATGGAGAAGACCATCACTAAGCTGATGTACGACTTCCAGAGGAACTCCACCTCAGACGACGACTCAGGATGCGCACTGGAGGAGTACGCATGGGTGCCCCCGGGGCTCAAACCTGAACAG GTTCATCAGTACTACAGTTCCCTGCCTGAGGACAAAGTGCCCTATGTAAACAGCCCAGGAGAGAAGCACCGCATCAAACAGCTCCTTCATCAGCTGCCCCCCCACGACAATGAG GTACGTTACTGTAACACTCTGGATGATGAGGAGAAGCGTGAGCTCAAACTCTTCAGTAACCAACGGAAACGGGAGAATCTGGGCCGCGGCAGTGTGAGACCATTTCCCGTGACGATGACCGGAGTGATCTGTGAGCAG tgTGGGGGGCAAATAAACGGAGGTGACATTGCAGTGTTTGCGTCGCGGGCGGGCCACGCCGTGTGTTGGCACCCTGGCTGCTTCGTGTGCAGCATGTGTGATGAGCTGCTGGTGGACCTCATCTACTTCTACCAGGAAGGGAAGATCTACTGTGGTCGGCACCATGCAGAGAGACTCAAACCACGCTGCTCCGCCTGCGACGAG ATTATCTTTGCGGACGAGTGCACGGAGGCAGAGGGCAGGCACTGGCACATGAAGCACTTCTGCTGTTTCGAGTGTGAGACGGTGCTGGGCGGCCAGCGCTACATTATGAAGGAGGGCCGTCCCTACTGCTGCAGCTGTTTCGAGTCCCTATATGCAGAGTACTGTGACTCCTGTGGGGAACACATCG GCATTGACCAGGGCCAGATGACGTATGACGGGCAGCACTGGCATGCCACAGAGGGCTGTTTCTGCTGTGCCCGCTGTAAGTGCTCCCTCCTAGGTCGCCCCTTCCTGCCCAAACAGGGACAAATCTTCTGCTCACGCTCCTGCAACCTTGGGGAGGAGCCTAACGGGTCAGACTCCTCAGACTCCGCCTTCCAGAGCGCACGCTCCACTCGAGAGCCCCGCCGCAGCTCCAAGGCTGGGAAGAACGGGGGTCAGGCGGGGCGGTTTTCGAGCGAGGTGGATCCTCTCTCCTTACAGATGGACCTGCTGAGTCTGTCCAGCCAGACGCCCAGTCTGACCCGTGAGCCGCCCGCATGGCAGAGCCAGGGACAGGGGGGCGACACGTACCCCTACGAGGGCCGATCAGACCACACAGCAACACCCACTCCACTCCAGCTGCTCAGCCAATGCAACGTCAGGACTGCATATAACTCCACCTCCCCCGGGCAGGGCGGCCAACCAGACCCCAGGTCCAAGGAGACGGGTGTCCCCAAGAGGCCGCCCATCTCAGCCCTGAAGGGCCACTCCATGAATGAGAACTGGTTCCACAAGGGCCCAGTCAACTACTACCCCCCCAAACTGAAACCCCAGCAAAGCATTGACGTACCCCACAGCTCCTCACCCCACAATGGCTTCTCTGACAAGCGCTCAGTCAGTCTGCATGTGTTCCAGAGGGAGAACCAGAGGGACAGGGACAAGGAGGTGGGGCCTCCCCAGATGGGGCGCAGCAGGAATCCCATCAGTGCACTTAGCTTCACAGAGCAGCTCACTCCCCTAGAGCAGACACCCAGGGGTTCCATGGAGTCACTCACCCTGTCCAACGCTACAG GAACGTCAGCAGACGGAGGAGGGAAACGCCAGAAGCACCTGTCTCGTTTCTCCATGCCCGACCTGAGCAAAGACTCTGGCATGAACGTGTCAGAGAAgagcaacatgggcaccctcaaCTCCTCTGTCCAGTTCCACAGTTCTGAGTCTCTGCGCAGCCTGACCTCAGGCCAGCCCTACATGGAGCTGGAGCCCCCGGTGCAGGTGCAGTACCCTCTGCAGTACTGTGAGCCCCCAGGCCTGGGCATGGGGATGGGCCGCTTGCCCCCCGGCTTCACCTACCAGGAGGAGGACAGGGTCAGCCTGGTGAGCAGCGCCAATGCTGCACGCCTCCCGCCCATCAGCGAGCGCACCCAGAGACGAGGAGAGGGCCCGGGCATGGCTGCCCCTGAAGACACCCCTCAGCGCCGTAGACACCACCACCACCGCTCACGTCGCTCCAGACGCTCCCGCTCGGAGAACGCCCTGCACCTGGCCGCAGAGCGCAGGGAGAGACCCCAGGAGAGGCCCAAGCTGAGAGTCAGAGAGGACTATGACCAGTTCCCCCCTCCCCGGGGCGCCAGGGACCCGTTTGGGGGCGCAGGGGGGAGGTACAGGGGGCCGGAGCCATTCAGGCAGTGCCCTCGCACCACATCTGACCTCACCCTGCAGAACCCGGGTGCCCACCGCCGCCTCGCCGGGCCCTACTCATGGGACGACTACGATGATGAGGACGAGTGGTGCTCCACCTGCTCTTCATCATCTGAGTCAGAGGACGAGGGCTACTTCCTGGGAGAGCCCATCCCCAGGCCCGTGCAGCTGAGGTACCTTAGCAGCCAGGAGCTCCTCCACAAGTACAGCTCCACGGGGGTGGGCGGACCGCACCAAATGAGCGGCAGAGGGGGACAGCTGCACACTCGCAAACGCCGGAAAAGCAAGAATTGCATAATCTCTTAA
- the LOC121574954 gene encoding prickle-like protein 2 isoform X1 gives MFTRSSKKREYSRTLNTLEAPERGQPCNVCGDQCPGFTLHKWRKICVHCKCRREEHVVTAMPLEMEKTITKLMYDFQRNSTSDDDSGCALEEYAWVPPGLKPEQVHQYYSSLPEDKVPYVNSPGEKHRIKQLLHQLPPHDNEVRYCNTLDDEEKRELKLFSNQRKRENLGRGSVRPFPVTMTGVICEQCGGQINGGDIAVFASRAGHAVCWHPGCFVCSMCDELLVDLIYFYQEGKIYCGRHHAERLKPRCSACDEIIFADECTEAEGRHWHMKHFCCFECETVLGGQRYIMKEGRPYCCSCFESLYAEYCDSCGEHIGIDQGQMTYDGQHWHATEGCFCCARCKCSLLGRPFLPKQGQIFCSRSCNLGEEPNGSDSSDSAFQSARSTREPRRSSKAGKNGGQAGRFSSEVDPLSLQMDLLSLSSQTPSLTREPPAWQSQGQGGDTYPYEGRSDHTATPTPLQLLSQCNVRTAYNSTSPGQGGQPDPRSKETGVPKRPPISALKGHSMNENWFHKGPVNYYPPKLKPQQSIDVPHSSSPHNGFSDKRSVSLHVFQRENQRDRDKEVGPPQMGRSRNPISALSFTEQLTPLEQTPRGSMESLTLSNATGTSADGGGKRQKHLSRFSMPDLSKDSGMNVSEKSNMGTLNSSVQFHSSESLRSLTSGQPYMELEPPVQVQYPLQYCEPPGLGMGMGRLPPGFTYQEEDRVSLVSSANAARLPPISERTQRRGEGPGMAAPEDTPQRRRHHHHRSRRSRRSRSENALHLAAERRERPQERPKLRVREDYDQFPPPRGARDPFGGAGGRYRGPEPFRQCPRTTSDLTLQNPGAHRRLAGPYSWDDYDDEDEWCSTCSSSSESEDEGYFLGEPIPRPVQLRYLSSQELLHKYSSTGVGGPHQMSGRGGQLHTRKRRKSKNCIIS, from the exons GAAGATCTGTGTCCACTGTAAGTGCCGCCGTGAGGAGCATGTGGTGACAGCCATGCCTCTGGAGATGGAGAAGACCATCACTAAGCTGATGTACGACTTCCAGAGGAACTCCACCTCAGACGACGACTCAGGATGCGCACTGGAGGAGTACGCATGGGTGCCCCCGGGGCTCAAACCTGAACAG GTTCATCAGTACTACAGTTCCCTGCCTGAGGACAAAGTGCCCTATGTAAACAGCCCAGGAGAGAAGCACCGCATCAAACAGCTCCTTCATCAGCTGCCCCCCCACGACAATGAG GTACGTTACTGTAACACTCTGGATGATGAGGAGAAGCGTGAGCTCAAACTCTTCAGTAACCAACGGAAACGGGAGAATCTGGGCCGCGGCAGTGTGAGACCATTTCCCGTGACGATGACCGGAGTGATCTGTGAGCAG tgTGGGGGGCAAATAAACGGAGGTGACATTGCAGTGTTTGCGTCGCGGGCGGGCCACGCCGTGTGTTGGCACCCTGGCTGCTTCGTGTGCAGCATGTGTGATGAGCTGCTGGTGGACCTCATCTACTTCTACCAGGAAGGGAAGATCTACTGTGGTCGGCACCATGCAGAGAGACTCAAACCACGCTGCTCCGCCTGCGACGAG ATTATCTTTGCGGACGAGTGCACGGAGGCAGAGGGCAGGCACTGGCACATGAAGCACTTCTGCTGTTTCGAGTGTGAGACGGTGCTGGGCGGCCAGCGCTACATTATGAAGGAGGGCCGTCCCTACTGCTGCAGCTGTTTCGAGTCCCTATATGCAGAGTACTGTGACTCCTGTGGGGAACACATCG GCATTGACCAGGGCCAGATGACGTATGACGGGCAGCACTGGCATGCCACAGAGGGCTGTTTCTGCTGTGCCCGCTGTAAGTGCTCCCTCCTAGGTCGCCCCTTCCTGCCCAAACAGGGACAAATCTTCTGCTCACGCTCCTGCAACCTTGGGGAGGAGCCTAACGGGTCAGACTCCTCAGACTCCGCCTTCCAGAGCGCACGCTCCACTCGAGAGCCCCGCCGCAGCTCCAAGGCTGGGAAGAACGGGGGTCAGGCGGGGCGGTTTTCGAGCGAGGTGGATCCTCTCTCCTTACAGATGGACCTGCTGAGTCTGTCCAGCCAGACGCCCAGTCTGACCCGTGAGCCGCCCGCATGGCAGAGCCAGGGACAGGGGGGCGACACGTACCCCTACGAGGGCCGATCAGACCACACAGCAACACCCACTCCACTCCAGCTGCTCAGCCAATGCAACGTCAGGACTGCATATAACTCCACCTCCCCCGGGCAGGGCGGCCAACCAGACCCCAGGTCCAAGGAGACGGGTGTCCCCAAGAGGCCGCCCATCTCAGCCCTGAAGGGCCACTCCATGAATGAGAACTGGTTCCACAAGGGCCCAGTCAACTACTACCCCCCCAAACTGAAACCCCAGCAAAGCATTGACGTACCCCACAGCTCCTCACCCCACAATGGCTTCTCTGACAAGCGCTCAGTCAGTCTGCATGTGTTCCAGAGGGAGAACCAGAGGGACAGGGACAAGGAGGTGGGGCCTCCCCAGATGGGGCGCAGCAGGAATCCCATCAGTGCACTTAGCTTCACAGAGCAGCTCACTCCCCTAGAGCAGACACCCAGGGGTTCCATGGAGTCACTCACCCTGTCCAACGCTACAG GAACGTCAGCAGACGGAGGAGGGAAACGCCAGAAGCACCTGTCTCGTTTCTCCATGCCCGACCTGAGCAAAGACTCTGGCATGAACGTGTCAGAGAAgagcaacatgggcaccctcaaCTCCTCTGTCCAGTTCCACAGTTCTGAGTCTCTGCGCAGCCTGACCTCAGGCCAGCCCTACATGGAGCTGGAGCCCCCGGTGCAGGTGCAGTACCCTCTGCAGTACTGTGAGCCCCCAGGCCTGGGCATGGGGATGGGCCGCTTGCCCCCCGGCTTCACCTACCAGGAGGAGGACAGGGTCAGCCTGGTGAGCAGCGCCAATGCTGCACGCCTCCCGCCCATCAGCGAGCGCACCCAGAGACGAGGAGAGGGCCCGGGCATGGCTGCCCCTGAAGACACCCCTCAGCGCCGTAGACACCACCACCACCGCTCACGTCGCTCCAGACGCTCCCGCTCGGAGAACGCCCTGCACCTGGCCGCAGAGCGCAGGGAGAGACCCCAGGAGAGGCCCAAGCTGAGAGTCAGAGAGGACTATGACCAGTTCCCCCCTCCCCGGGGCGCCAGGGACCCGTTTGGGGGCGCAGGGGGGAGGTACAGGGGGCCGGAGCCATTCAGGCAGTGCCCTCGCACCACATCTGACCTCACCCTGCAGAACCCGGGTGCCCACCGCCGCCTCGCCGGGCCCTACTCATGGGACGACTACGATGATGAGGACGAGTGGTGCTCCACCTGCTCTTCATCATCTGAGTCAGAGGACGAGGGCTACTTCCTGGGAGAGCCCATCCCCAGGCCCGTGCAGCTGAGGTACCTTAGCAGCCAGGAGCTCCTCCACAAGTACAGCTCCACGGGGGTGGGCGGACCGCACCAAATGAGCGGCAGAGGGGGACAGCTGCACACTCGCAAACGCCGGAAAAGCAAGAATTGCATAATCTCTTAA